The following coding sequences lie in one Methylotuvimicrobium alcaliphilum 20Z genomic window:
- a CDS encoding NifB/NifX family molybdenum-iron cluster-binding protein, with product MKIAVASQNRKEVTGHTGRCRKFWIYRVEHESVTGKEILELTKEQSFHETSRLEPTPLDDINVLICGGIGDGLARRLAEKNIKVLVTKMIEPDLAIEAFLKGTLKTEPIEHHEHKH from the coding sequence ATGAAAATTGCCGTCGCCAGTCAAAACCGTAAGGAGGTCACCGGCCACACCGGTCGATGCAGGAAATTCTGGATATACCGGGTCGAACATGAAAGCGTTACCGGGAAGGAGATTTTGGAACTGACCAAGGAGCAGTCTTTTCATGAAACATCCCGCCTCGAGCCTACTCCGCTGGATGATATAAATGTTCTAATCTGCGGCGGTATTGGCGACGGCCTGGCGCGTCGATTAGCGGAAAAAAACATCAAAGTTCTTGTTACGAAAATGATCGAACCCGATCTTGCCATTGAAGCCTTTTTAAAAGGCACATTGAAAACGGAACCGATCGAACATCACGAACACAAGCATTGA
- a CDS encoding cytochrome c peroxidase, with protein MKKVQWFIILVVAVILFLPLSNLIGLSGENEPIEVIAGKSEAFAKASRVLQNKCVDCHSPGMTRMPIYAGLPIAKQLMEHDIEEASERLLLTKEAYNGKEPLSPLMLARLEGVIRNNSMPPALYLLMHWNGKLNHDEKTTLITWIAEERVKHPWSRDAANQFKGEPVQPLPLTVDLNPEIVALGDKLFHDRRLSGDDTLNCASCHDLTRGGTDQTKVAIGISGQLGPINSPTVYVAMYNLAQFWDGRAKDLQEQAAGPVTNPIEMGMVWDEVVEKLKQDEAYQQAFAKLYPDQGLTKTTVTNAIAVFEESLVTPNSRFDQYLRGNVTVLTNEEKAGYELFKTHCASCHSGPALGGLSYEKMGVARDYFKQRGGELTEADNGRFNVTKQEKDRHFFKVPVLRNIELTFPYFHDGSAETLADAVRVMGQVQLDKDFSGDEIGDMVAFLKTLTGEYKGKPLGELTAGDIR; from the coding sequence ATGAAAAAAGTCCAATGGTTCATCATCTTAGTTGTGGCGGTCATTCTGTTTCTGCCGCTTTCGAACCTGATCGGTCTGTCCGGTGAAAACGAGCCGATCGAAGTAATTGCCGGTAAATCGGAGGCTTTTGCGAAAGCTTCGCGGGTTTTGCAGAACAAATGCGTCGACTGTCATTCACCAGGCATGACCCGCATGCCGATCTACGCTGGCCTACCGATCGCAAAACAACTGATGGAGCACGACATCGAAGAGGCCAGCGAACGATTGTTGCTGACGAAAGAAGCCTATAACGGCAAGGAACCCTTGTCGCCGTTGATGTTGGCCCGGCTAGAAGGCGTTATCCGCAACAATAGCATGCCGCCGGCGCTATACCTTCTGATGCATTGGAACGGCAAGTTGAACCATGACGAAAAAACGACACTAATAACCTGGATCGCAGAAGAGCGCGTCAAACATCCATGGAGCAGGGACGCCGCCAATCAATTCAAGGGCGAACCGGTGCAACCGCTGCCGCTTACCGTCGATCTCAATCCTGAAATTGTCGCACTCGGCGACAAACTGTTTCACGACCGCCGACTGTCCGGTGACGACACGTTAAATTGCGCATCTTGCCACGATTTGACGCGCGGCGGCACCGATCAGACCAAAGTCGCGATCGGCATTAGCGGCCAATTGGGACCGATCAACTCGCCAACCGTCTATGTTGCGATGTATAACCTTGCGCAATTCTGGGACGGACGAGCAAAAGACCTTCAGGAACAAGCGGCGGGACCGGTGACGAACCCGATCGAAATGGGTATGGTATGGGATGAAGTCGTCGAAAAACTCAAACAAGACGAAGCCTATCAACAAGCCTTCGCCAAGCTGTATCCGGACCAAGGCTTGACCAAAACGACCGTCACGAATGCAATCGCCGTCTTCGAGGAATCGCTGGTTACGCCGAACTCCCGCTTCGATCAATACCTTCGCGGCAACGTGACCGTACTGACGAACGAAGAAAAAGCCGGCTACGAGCTGTTCAAGACGCATTGCGCGTCCTGCCATTCCGGCCCGGCGCTCGGCGGCTTGTCGTATGAAAAAATGGGAGTCGCGCGCGATTACTTCAAACAACGCGGCGGCGAGTTGACAGAAGCAGACAACGGCCGATTCAACGTCACGAAACAAGAAAAAGACCGTCATTTCTTCAAAGTGCCGGTGCTGCGCAATATCGAATTGACTTTCCCTTACTTCCACGACGGCTCCGCCGAAACGCTTGCCGACGCGGTTCGCGTGATGGGCCAAGTGCAACTCGACAAAGACTTCAGTGGCGATGAAATCGGCGATATGGTTGCTTTCCTGAAAACGCTCACTGGCGAATACAAAGGCAAGCCGCTTGGCGAATTGACTGCTGGGGACATTCGTTAA
- a CDS encoding ABC transporter permease, with product MNIYGIRAIYHFEMARTFRTLSESIVAPVLTTSLYFIVFGKAIGSRMGDIDSVSYGAFIIPGLVMLNLLNESISNASFGIYMPKWAGTIYELLSAPVSWFEVLIGYVGAAATKSVMLGLLILGTARIFVPYEIAHPVWMVAFLLLTAVTFSLFGFIIGLWADSFQKLQVVPMLIVTPLTFLGGAFYSIDMLPPLWQKITLFNPVVYLISGFRWSFYGIADVDVAVSIGMTFGFLMTCLTFVWWVFKTGYKIRH from the coding sequence ATGAATATTTACGGCATTCGCGCCATTTACCATTTTGAAATGGCGCGTACCTTTCGTACGCTGTCGGAAAGCATCGTAGCACCGGTGCTGACCACCTCGCTGTATTTCATCGTATTCGGCAAAGCCATCGGTTCGCGTATGGGCGACATCGACAGTGTCAGCTACGGTGCCTTCATCATCCCAGGGTTGGTAATGCTGAATTTGCTGAACGAAAGCATTTCCAATGCCTCTTTCGGCATCTACATGCCCAAGTGGGCGGGTACTATTTACGAGCTATTATCGGCACCGGTTTCATGGTTCGAAGTGCTGATCGGTTATGTGGGGGCGGCGGCAACCAAATCGGTCATGTTGGGCCTACTCATTCTGGGTACCGCGCGCATTTTCGTGCCCTACGAGATCGCCCATCCAGTGTGGATGGTTGCCTTTCTGTTGCTGACGGCGGTGACTTTCAGTCTATTCGGCTTCATTATCGGCCTGTGGGCCGATAGCTTTCAGAAACTTCAAGTGGTCCCGATGTTGATCGTTACGCCGCTGACCTTTCTAGGCGGCGCGTTCTATTCCATCGATATGTTGCCGCCATTGTGGCAGAAGATCACGCTATTCAATCCGGTAGTGTATTTGATAAGCGGTTTTCGATGGAGCTTTTACGGCATAGCTGACGTGGATGTCGCCGTGAGCATCGGCATGACGTTTGGTTTTCTCATGACATGCCTGACTTTCGTGTGGTGGGTATTCAAGACGGGTTACAAGATTAGACATTGA
- a CDS encoding ABC transporter ATP-binding protein, which yields MKTATAAMTANSSAPIISVCGVNKTYAGGFQALKKIDLDIKRGEIFALLGPNGAGKTTLISLICGIVKATSGTIIADGHDIMRDYRAARATIGLVPQELHTDAFESVWATVKFSRGLFGKAPDAAYLEKVLRDLSLWDKRNAKIMTLSGGMKRRVLIAKALAHEPTILFLDEPSAGVDVELRHDMWRMVRTLRAQGTTIILTTHYIEEAEDMADRIGVISKGELIVVEDKAVLMRKLGKKQLTLTLRRPMTGIPAGLSAWPLVLSDDGHALVYSFDAQEDETGIADLLRTLGEHGIEFKDLRSRESSLEDIFVSLVHRPKGTQE from the coding sequence ATGAAAACAGCCACGGCGGCGATGACCGCCAATAGCTCCGCCCCCATCATTTCCGTGTGCGGCGTCAACAAGACCTATGCCGGCGGTTTCCAGGCGCTCAAAAAAATCGACCTGGACATTAAACGCGGCGAGATATTCGCCTTGCTCGGACCCAACGGTGCGGGCAAGACGACGTTGATTAGCCTCATCTGCGGCATCGTCAAGGCCACTTCCGGAACCATCATCGCCGACGGACACGACATCATGCGAGACTACCGCGCGGCGAGGGCAACCATCGGTTTGGTGCCGCAGGAATTGCATACGGATGCGTTTGAATCGGTCTGGGCGACGGTCAAATTCAGCCGGGGACTGTTCGGCAAGGCGCCCGATGCAGCCTACTTGGAAAAAGTCCTGCGCGACCTGTCCTTGTGGGACAAGCGGAACGCAAAAATCATGACGCTTTCGGGCGGTATGAAACGCCGGGTTCTGATTGCCAAGGCGCTCGCGCATGAACCAACGATATTGTTTCTCGACGAGCCGAGCGCCGGCGTGGATGTGGAATTACGGCACGACATGTGGCGAATGGTTCGAACCCTTCGTGCGCAGGGTACTACGATCATTCTGACCACTCATTACATCGAGGAAGCCGAAGACATGGCAGACCGCATCGGAGTGATCAGCAAGGGTGAACTGATCGTCGTTGAAGACAAAGCGGTGCTCATGCGCAAGCTCGGCAAAAAGCAGCTCACCCTGACTTTGCGACGGCCGATGACCGGCATCCCGGCCGGATTGAGCGCTTGGCCGTTAGTGCTCTCCGACGATGGACACGCCCTGGTTTATAGCTTCGACGCCCAGGAAGATGAAACCGGGATTGCTGATTTGTTGCGCACGCTCGGCGAGCACGGCATCGAATTCAAAGATTTACGCTCCAGAGAGAGTTCACTGGAGGACATTTTCGTCAGCCTAGTACATCGGCCCAAAGGAACACAAGAATGA